A part of Numenius arquata chromosome 2, bNumArq3.hap1.1, whole genome shotgun sequence genomic DNA contains:
- the DDX47 gene encoding probable ATP-dependent RNA helicase DDX47, with the protein MAAGAAEGQAAEPEPESVAESEAAVEEPRSFKDLGVTDVLCEACDQLGWKVPTKIQVEAIPVALQGRDIIGLAETGSGKTGAFALPILQALLETPQRLFALVLTPTRELAFQISEQFEALGSSIGVHTTVIVGGIDTMSQSLALAKKPHVIIATPGRLVDHLENTKGFNLRALKFLVMDEADRILNMDFETEVDKILKVIPRDRKTFLFSATMTKKVQKLQRAALKNPVKCAVSSKYQTVEKLQQYYIFIPSKFKDSYLVYILNELAGNSFMIFCSTCNNTQRTALLLRNLGFTAIPLHGQMSQNKRLGSLNKFKAKARSILLATDVASRGLDIPHVDVVINFDIPTHSKDYIHRVGRTARAGRSGKSITFVTQYDVELFQRIEHLIGKKLPAFPMQEEEVMMLTERVAEAQRFARMELREQGEKKRSRNDDDDDTEEAIGVRNKVAGGKKKKRKAF; encoded by the exons ATGGCGGCAGGAGCCGCGGAAGGCCAGGcggcggagccggagccggagtcGGTAGCGGAGTCGGAGGCGGCGGTGGAAGAGCCACGGAGCTTCAAGGACCTG GGAGTGACAGATGTCCTGTGTGAAGCTTGTGACCAGTTAGGATGGAAGGTACCAACAAAGATCCAAGTTGAGGCTATTCCAGTGGCTCTCCAAG GGAGAGATATCATCGGACTGGCAGAAACTGGCTCTGGAAAAACAGGAGCCTTTGCTTTGCCAATTCTTCAAGCGCTGCTGGAAACACCTCAGCGATTATTTGCTCTTGTCCTCACACCGACAAGGGAGCTGGCCTTCCAAATCTCAGAGCAGTTTGAAGCTCTTGGATCCTCCATCGGTGTCCACACTA CGGTTATTGTGGGTGGAATTGACACCATGTCTCAGTCTCTGGCCTTAGCCAAGAAACCACATGTTATAATTG CTACCCCTGGCCGTCTAGTTGACCATCTGGAGAACACAAAGGGTTTCAACTTACGAGCTCTGAAGTTCCTAGTGATGGATGAGGCTGACCGGATCCTTAACATGGATTTTGAGACAGAG GTGGATAAGATATTAAAAGTCATTCCTCGAGACCGGAAgacatttctcttttctgctacCATGACCAAGAAG GTTCAAAAACTCCAGCGTGCTGCTCTGAAGAATCCTGTTAAATGTGCTGTTTCTTCCAAATATCAGACAGTTGAAAAACTGCAGCAATACTACATTTTCATCCCCTCCAAATTCAAG GACAGCTACCTGGTTTATATCTTGAATGAACTAGCTGGGAACTCTTTCATGATATTCTGTAGTACGTGTAACAATACTCAGAGGACTGCTCTACTGCTCCGCAACCTGGGCTTCACTGCCATTCCTCTCCATGGGCAGATGAGTCAG AATAAACGTTTGGGCTCTCTAAACAAGTTCAAGGCAAAGGCGCGTTCTATTCTGCTGGCTACTGATGTTGCAAGCAGAGGTCTGGACATCCCACATGTAGATGTGGTGATAAACTTTGATATTCCTACACACTCTAAG gATTATATCCATCGTGTTGGGAGAACAGCTCGAGCTGGGAGATCTGGCAAATCTATCACCTTTGTCACACA GTATGATGTAGAGCTGTTCCAGCGCATTGAACACCTGATTGGCAAGAAGCTGCCAGCGTTCCCCATGCAAGAGGAAGAAGTTATGATGCTGACAGAGCGTGTGGCTGAGGCCCAGAGATTTGCTCGGATG GAGCTAcgggagcagggagagaagaagCGTTCTCGGAATGATGACGATGATGACACAGAAGAAGCTATTGGTGTCAGAAATAAGGTGGCAGgtggtaaaaagaagaaaaggaaagcctTCTAG